In the genome of Phacochoerus africanus isolate WHEZ1 chromosome 10, ROS_Pafr_v1, whole genome shotgun sequence, one region contains:
- the PCDH7 gene encoding protocadherin-7 isoform X3, with amino-acid sequence MLRMRTMGWARAWCLGCCLLLPLSLSLAAAKQLLRYRLAEEGPADVRIGNVASDLGIVTGSGEVTFSLESGSEYLKIDNLTGELSTSERRIDREKLPQCQMIFDENECFLDFEVSVIGPSQSWVDLFEGRVIVLDINDNTPTFPSPVLTLTVEENRPVGTLYLLPTATDRDFGRNGIERYELLQEPGGGGGGGGEGRRAGPADSAPYPGGGGNGASGGGPGGSKRRLEAPEGGGGTNPGGRSSVFELQVADTPDGEKQPQLIVKGALDREQRDSYELTLRVRDGGDPPRSSQAILRVLITDVNDNSPRFEKSVYEADLAENSAPGTPILQLRAADLDVGVNGQIEYVFGAATESVRRLLRLDETSGWLSVLHRIDREEVNQLRFTVMARDRGQPPKTDKATVVLNIKDENDNVPSIEIRKIGRIPLKDGVANVAEDVLVDTPIALVQVSDRDQGENGVVTCTVVGDVPFQLKPASDTEGDQNKKKYFLHTSAPLDYETTREYNVVIVAVDSGSPSLSSNNSLIVKVGDTNDNPPVFGQSVVEVYFPENNIPGERVATVLATDADSGKNAEIAYSLDSSVMGIFAIDPDSGDILVNTVLDREQTDRYEFKVNAKDKGIPVLQGSTTVIVQVADKNDNDPKFMQDIFTFYVKENLQPNSPVGMVTVMDADKGRNAEMSLYIEENSNIFSIENDTGTIYSTMSFDREHQTTYTFRVKAVDGGDPPRSATATVSLFVMDENDNAPTVTLPRNISYTLLPPSSNVRTVVATVLATDSDDGINADLNYSIVGGNPFKLFEIDPTSGVVSLVGKLTQKHYGLHRLVVQVNDSGQPSQSTTTLVHVFVNESVSNATVIDSQIARSLHTPLTQDIAGDPSYEISKQRLSIVIGVVAGIMTVILIILIVVMARYCRSKNKNGYEAGKKDHEDFFTPQQHDKSKKPKKDKKNKKSKQPLYSSIVTVEASKPNGQRYDSVNEKLSDSPSMGRYRSVNGGPGSPDLARHYKSSSPLPTVQLHPQSPTAGKKHQAVQDLPPANTFVGAGDNISIGSDHCSEYSCQTNNKYSKQVDTVQTTNAPGHIEESCKMNVCSRK; translated from the coding sequence aTGCTGAGGATGCGGACCATGGGATGGGCGCGCGCCTGGTGCCTGGGCTGCTGTCTCCTTTTGCCGCTCTCGCTCAGCCTGGCGGCCGCCAAGCAACTCCTCCGGTACCGACTGGCCGAGGAGGGCCCAGCAGACGTCCGCATCGGCAACGTCGCCTCAGACTTGGGCATCGTGACCGGCTCCGGTGAGGTGACTTTCAGCCTCGAGTCGGGCTCGGAGTACCTGAAGATCGACAACCTCACCGGCGAGCTTAGTACAAGCGAGCGACGCATTGACCGCGAGAAGCTGCCCCAGTGTCAGATGATCTTCGACGAGAACGAGTGCTTTCTGGACTTCGAGGTGTCGGTGATCGGGCCCTCGCAGAGCTGGGTGGACCTGTTCGAAGGTCGGGTCATCGTGCTCGACATCAACGACAACACGCCCACCTTCCCGTCGCCCGTGCTCACACTCACGGTGGAGGAGAACCGACCGGTGGGCACTCTCTACCTGCTGCCCACCGCCACCGACCGTGACTTCGGCCGAAACGGCATCGAGCGCTACGAGCTGCTCCAGGAGCCCgggggcggcggtggcggcggcggcgaagGCCGGCGCGCCGGGCCTGCCGACAGCGCCCCCTACCCCGGGGGCGGCGGGAACGGCGCGAGCGGTGGCGGCCCTGGAGGCTCCAAGAGGCGGCTGGAAGCGCCAGAAGGCGGCGGCGGGACCAACCCGGGCGGCCGCAGCAGCGTGTTCGAACTGCAGGTGGCCGACACCCCGGATGGCGAAAAGCAGCCGCAGCTAATTGTGAAGGGGGCGCTGGACCGCGAACAGCGCGACTCCTATGAGTTGACCCTGCGGGTGCGCGACGGCGGCGACCCGCCTCGATCCTCTCAGGCCATCCTGCGGGTGCTTATCACCGACGTGAACGACAACAGCCCCCGCTTTGAGAAGAGCGTGTATGAGGCTGACCTGGCCGAGAACAGCGCCCCGGGGACCCCCATCCTGCAGCTGCGTGCCGCCGACTTGGACGTGGGGGTCAACGGGCAGATAGAGTACGTTTTCGGGGCGGCTACCGAGTCTGTGCGGCGGTTACTGCGCCTCGACGAGACGTCCGGCTGGCTCAGTGTCCTGCACCGTATCGACCGCGAGGAGGTGAACCAGCTGCGCTTCACCGTCATGGCCCGCGATCGTGGGCAGCCCCCCAAGACCGACAAGGCCACGGTGGTCCTTAATATCAAGGACGAGAACGACAATGTGCCGTCCATTGAAATCCGCAAGATCGGTCGTATCCCACTCAAGGACGGGGTGGCCAATGTGGCAGAGGACGTTCTAGTCGACACTCCCATTGCCCTGGTGCAGGTGTCCGACCGAGACCAAGGCGAGAACGGAGTGGTCACCTGCACTGTAGTGGGCGACGTGCCCTTCCAGCTCAAGCCAGCCAGTGACACAGAGGGCGACCAGAACAAGAAAAAGTACTTCCTGCACACCTCGGCCCCTTTGGACTATGAGACCACCCGGGAGTACAACGTAGTCATAGTGGCGGTGGACTCAGGCAGCCCCAGCCTCTCCAGCAACAACTCCCTGATTGTCAAGGTGGGGGACACTAATGACAACCCGCCCGTCTTCGGGCAGTCGGTAGTGGAGGTTTACTTTCCTGAGAACAACATCCCTGGAGAGAGGGTAGCCACCGTGCTGGCGACAGACGCCGACAGCGGGAAAAACGCTGAAATCGCCTACTCGCTGGACTCTTCTGTGATGGGGATCTTCGCCATCGATCCCGATTCTGGGGACATCCTCGTCAATACCGTGCTGGACCGCGAGCAGACTGACAGGTATGAGTTTAAAGTTAACGCCAAAGACAAAGGCATCCCAGTGCTACAGGGCAGCACCACAGTGATTGTGCAGGTGGCTGACAAGAATGACAACGATCCTAAGTTTATGCAGGACATCTTTACCTTTTACGTGAAAGAAAACTTGCAGCCCAACAGCCCCGTGGGAATGGTCACGGTGATGGATGCTGACAAGGGGCGCAATGCAGAGATGAGCCTGTACATAGAGGAGAACAGTaacattttttccattgaaaatgaCACGGGGACCATTTACTCCACAATGTCTTTTGACCGGGAACATCAGACCACTTACACATTCAGAGTCAAGGCTGTGGATGGAGGAGATCCTCCCAgatctgccacagccacagtctcTCTCTTTGTGATGGATGAGAATGACAATGCTCCCACAGTTACCCTTCCCAGAAACATTTCCTACACTTTACTGCCACCTTCAAGTAATGTCAGGACAGTAGTAGCTACGGTGTTAGCAACAGACAGTGATGATGGCATCAATGCAGACCTGAACTACAGCATTGTGGGAGGCAATCCCTTCAAGCTGTTTGAGATTGATCCCACCAGTGGTGTGGTTTCCTTAGTGGGAAAACTCACACAAAAGCATTATGGCTTGCACAGGTTGGTGGTGCAAGTGAATGACAGTGGGCAGCCTTCCCAGTCCACCACAACTCTGGTGCATGTGTTTGTCAATGAAAGTGTTTCTAATGCAACAGTGATCGACTCCCAGATAGCCAGAAGTTTGCACACCCCCCTCACCCAGGATATAGCTGGTGACCCAAGCTATGAAATTAGCAAGCAAAGACTCAGTATTGTCATTGGGGTGGTTGCTGGAATTATGACAGTGATTCTAATCATTTTAATTGTAGTGATGGCCAGGTATTGCCggtccaaaaataaaaatggctatgAAGCCGGCAAAAAAGATCATGAAGACTTTTTTACACCCCAGCAACATGACAAATCTAAAAAGcctaaaaaggacaagaaaaacaaaaaatctaagcAGCCTCTCTAcagcagcattgtcactgtagaaGCTTCTAAACCAAATGGACAGAGGTATGATAGCGTCAATGAGAAGCTGTCAGACAGCCCGAGCATGGGCCGATACCGATCAGTTAACGGTGGGCCTGGCAGTCCTGACCTGGCCAGGCATTACAAATCCAGCTCCCCATTGCCTACTGTCCAGCTTCACCCCCAATCACcaacagcaggaaaaaaacacCAGGCCGTACAAGATCTACCACCAGCTAACACGTTTGTGGGAGCAGGAGACAACATTTCAATTGGGTCAGATCACTGCTCTGAGTACAGCTGTCAAACCAATAACAAGTACAGCAAACAG
- the PCDH7 gene encoding protocadherin-7 isoform X4 — MLRMRTMGWARAWCLGCCLLLPLSLSLAAAKQLLRYRLAEEGPADVRIGNVASDLGIVTGSGEVTFSLESGSEYLKIDNLTGELSTSERRIDREKLPQCQMIFDENECFLDFEVSVIGPSQSWVDLFEGRVIVLDINDNTPTFPSPVLTLTVEENRPVGTLYLLPTATDRDFGRNGIERYELLQEPGGGGGGGGEGRRAGPADSAPYPGGGGNGASGGGPGGSKRRLEAPEGGGGTNPGGRSSVFELQVADTPDGEKQPQLIVKGALDREQRDSYELTLRVRDGGDPPRSSQAILRVLITDVNDNSPRFEKSVYEADLAENSAPGTPILQLRAADLDVGVNGQIEYVFGAATESVRRLLRLDETSGWLSVLHRIDREEVNQLRFTVMARDRGQPPKTDKATVVLNIKDENDNVPSIEIRKIGRIPLKDGVANVAEDVLVDTPIALVQVSDRDQGENGVVTCTVVGDVPFQLKPASDTEGDQNKKKYFLHTSAPLDYETTREYNVVIVAVDSGSPSLSSNNSLIVKVGDTNDNPPVFGQSVVEVYFPENNIPGERVATVLATDADSGKNAEIAYSLDSSVMGIFAIDPDSGDILVNTVLDREQTDRYEFKVNAKDKGIPVLQGSTTVIVQVADKNDNDPKFMQDIFTFYVKENLQPNSPVGMVTVMDADKGRNAEMSLYIEENSNIFSIENDTGTIYSTMSFDREHQTTYTFRVKAVDGGDPPRSATATVSLFVMDENDNAPTVTLPRNISYTLLPPSSNVRTVVATVLATDSDDGINADLNYSIVGGNPFKLFEIDPTSGVVSLVGKLTQKHYGLHRLVVQVNDSGQPSQSTTTLVHVFVNESVSNATVIDSQIARSLHTPLTQDIAGDPSYEISKQRLSIVIGVVAGIMTVILIILIVVMARYCRSKNKNGYEAGKKDHEDFFTPQQHDKSKKPKKDKKNKKSKQPLYSSIVTVEASKPNGQRYDSVNEKLSDSPSMGRYRSVNGGPGSPDLARHYKSSSPLPTVQLHPQSPTAGKKHQAVQDLPPANTFVGAGDNISIGSDHCSEYSCQTNNKYSKQMHLHPYITVFG, encoded by the exons aTGCTGAGGATGCGGACCATGGGATGGGCGCGCGCCTGGTGCCTGGGCTGCTGTCTCCTTTTGCCGCTCTCGCTCAGCCTGGCGGCCGCCAAGCAACTCCTCCGGTACCGACTGGCCGAGGAGGGCCCAGCAGACGTCCGCATCGGCAACGTCGCCTCAGACTTGGGCATCGTGACCGGCTCCGGTGAGGTGACTTTCAGCCTCGAGTCGGGCTCGGAGTACCTGAAGATCGACAACCTCACCGGCGAGCTTAGTACAAGCGAGCGACGCATTGACCGCGAGAAGCTGCCCCAGTGTCAGATGATCTTCGACGAGAACGAGTGCTTTCTGGACTTCGAGGTGTCGGTGATCGGGCCCTCGCAGAGCTGGGTGGACCTGTTCGAAGGTCGGGTCATCGTGCTCGACATCAACGACAACACGCCCACCTTCCCGTCGCCCGTGCTCACACTCACGGTGGAGGAGAACCGACCGGTGGGCACTCTCTACCTGCTGCCCACCGCCACCGACCGTGACTTCGGCCGAAACGGCATCGAGCGCTACGAGCTGCTCCAGGAGCCCgggggcggcggtggcggcggcggcgaagGCCGGCGCGCCGGGCCTGCCGACAGCGCCCCCTACCCCGGGGGCGGCGGGAACGGCGCGAGCGGTGGCGGCCCTGGAGGCTCCAAGAGGCGGCTGGAAGCGCCAGAAGGCGGCGGCGGGACCAACCCGGGCGGCCGCAGCAGCGTGTTCGAACTGCAGGTGGCCGACACCCCGGATGGCGAAAAGCAGCCGCAGCTAATTGTGAAGGGGGCGCTGGACCGCGAACAGCGCGACTCCTATGAGTTGACCCTGCGGGTGCGCGACGGCGGCGACCCGCCTCGATCCTCTCAGGCCATCCTGCGGGTGCTTATCACCGACGTGAACGACAACAGCCCCCGCTTTGAGAAGAGCGTGTATGAGGCTGACCTGGCCGAGAACAGCGCCCCGGGGACCCCCATCCTGCAGCTGCGTGCCGCCGACTTGGACGTGGGGGTCAACGGGCAGATAGAGTACGTTTTCGGGGCGGCTACCGAGTCTGTGCGGCGGTTACTGCGCCTCGACGAGACGTCCGGCTGGCTCAGTGTCCTGCACCGTATCGACCGCGAGGAGGTGAACCAGCTGCGCTTCACCGTCATGGCCCGCGATCGTGGGCAGCCCCCCAAGACCGACAAGGCCACGGTGGTCCTTAATATCAAGGACGAGAACGACAATGTGCCGTCCATTGAAATCCGCAAGATCGGTCGTATCCCACTCAAGGACGGGGTGGCCAATGTGGCAGAGGACGTTCTAGTCGACACTCCCATTGCCCTGGTGCAGGTGTCCGACCGAGACCAAGGCGAGAACGGAGTGGTCACCTGCACTGTAGTGGGCGACGTGCCCTTCCAGCTCAAGCCAGCCAGTGACACAGAGGGCGACCAGAACAAGAAAAAGTACTTCCTGCACACCTCGGCCCCTTTGGACTATGAGACCACCCGGGAGTACAACGTAGTCATAGTGGCGGTGGACTCAGGCAGCCCCAGCCTCTCCAGCAACAACTCCCTGATTGTCAAGGTGGGGGACACTAATGACAACCCGCCCGTCTTCGGGCAGTCGGTAGTGGAGGTTTACTTTCCTGAGAACAACATCCCTGGAGAGAGGGTAGCCACCGTGCTGGCGACAGACGCCGACAGCGGGAAAAACGCTGAAATCGCCTACTCGCTGGACTCTTCTGTGATGGGGATCTTCGCCATCGATCCCGATTCTGGGGACATCCTCGTCAATACCGTGCTGGACCGCGAGCAGACTGACAGGTATGAGTTTAAAGTTAACGCCAAAGACAAAGGCATCCCAGTGCTACAGGGCAGCACCACAGTGATTGTGCAGGTGGCTGACAAGAATGACAACGATCCTAAGTTTATGCAGGACATCTTTACCTTTTACGTGAAAGAAAACTTGCAGCCCAACAGCCCCGTGGGAATGGTCACGGTGATGGATGCTGACAAGGGGCGCAATGCAGAGATGAGCCTGTACATAGAGGAGAACAGTaacattttttccattgaaaatgaCACGGGGACCATTTACTCCACAATGTCTTTTGACCGGGAACATCAGACCACTTACACATTCAGAGTCAAGGCTGTGGATGGAGGAGATCCTCCCAgatctgccacagccacagtctcTCTCTTTGTGATGGATGAGAATGACAATGCTCCCACAGTTACCCTTCCCAGAAACATTTCCTACACTTTACTGCCACCTTCAAGTAATGTCAGGACAGTAGTAGCTACGGTGTTAGCAACAGACAGTGATGATGGCATCAATGCAGACCTGAACTACAGCATTGTGGGAGGCAATCCCTTCAAGCTGTTTGAGATTGATCCCACCAGTGGTGTGGTTTCCTTAGTGGGAAAACTCACACAAAAGCATTATGGCTTGCACAGGTTGGTGGTGCAAGTGAATGACAGTGGGCAGCCTTCCCAGTCCACCACAACTCTGGTGCATGTGTTTGTCAATGAAAGTGTTTCTAATGCAACAGTGATCGACTCCCAGATAGCCAGAAGTTTGCACACCCCCCTCACCCAGGATATAGCTGGTGACCCAAGCTATGAAATTAGCAAGCAAAGACTCAGTATTGTCATTGGGGTGGTTGCTGGAATTATGACAGTGATTCTAATCATTTTAATTGTAGTGATGGCCAGGTATTGCCggtccaaaaataaaaatggctatgAAGCCGGCAAAAAAGATCATGAAGACTTTTTTACACCCCAGCAACATGACAAATCTAAAAAGcctaaaaaggacaagaaaaacaaaaaatctaagcAGCCTCTCTAcagcagcattgtcactgtagaaGCTTCTAAACCAAATGGACAGAGGTATGATAGCGTCAATGAGAAGCTGTCAGACAGCCCGAGCATGGGCCGATACCGATCAGTTAACGGTGGGCCTGGCAGTCCTGACCTGGCCAGGCATTACAAATCCAGCTCCCCATTGCCTACTGTCCAGCTTCACCCCCAATCACcaacagcaggaaaaaaacacCAGGCCGTACAAGATCTACCACCAGCTAACACGTTTGTGGGAGCAGGAGACAACATTTCAATTGGGTCAGATCACTGCTCTGAGTACAGCTGTCAAACCAATAACAAGTACAGCAAACAG atGCATCTACATCCATACATTACTGTGTTTGGCTGA
- the PCDH7 gene encoding protocadherin-7 isoform X2, with protein MLRMRTMGWARAWCLGCCLLLPLSLSLAAAKQLLRYRLAEEGPADVRIGNVASDLGIVTGSGEVTFSLESGSEYLKIDNLTGELSTSERRIDREKLPQCQMIFDENECFLDFEVSVIGPSQSWVDLFEGRVIVLDINDNTPTFPSPVLTLTVEENRPVGTLYLLPTATDRDFGRNGIERYELLQEPGGGGGGGGEGRRAGPADSAPYPGGGGNGASGGGPGGSKRRLEAPEGGGGTNPGGRSSVFELQVADTPDGEKQPQLIVKGALDREQRDSYELTLRVRDGGDPPRSSQAILRVLITDVNDNSPRFEKSVYEADLAENSAPGTPILQLRAADLDVGVNGQIEYVFGAATESVRRLLRLDETSGWLSVLHRIDREEVNQLRFTVMARDRGQPPKTDKATVVLNIKDENDNVPSIEIRKIGRIPLKDGVANVAEDVLVDTPIALVQVSDRDQGENGVVTCTVVGDVPFQLKPASDTEGDQNKKKYFLHTSAPLDYETTREYNVVIVAVDSGSPSLSSNNSLIVKVGDTNDNPPVFGQSVVEVYFPENNIPGERVATVLATDADSGKNAEIAYSLDSSVMGIFAIDPDSGDILVNTVLDREQTDRYEFKVNAKDKGIPVLQGSTTVIVQVADKNDNDPKFMQDIFTFYVKENLQPNSPVGMVTVMDADKGRNAEMSLYIEENSNIFSIENDTGTIYSTMSFDREHQTTYTFRVKAVDGGDPPRSATATVSLFVMDENDNAPTVTLPRNISYTLLPPSSNVRTVVATVLATDSDDGINADLNYSIVGGNPFKLFEIDPTSGVVSLVGKLTQKHYGLHRLVVQVNDSGQPSQSTTTLVHVFVNESVSNATVIDSQIARSLHTPLTQDIAGDPSYEISKQRLSIVIGVVAGIMTVILIILIVVMARYCRSKNKNGYEAGKKDHEDFFTPQQHDKSKKPKKDKKNKKSKQPLYSSIVTVEASKPNGQRYDSVNEKLSDSPSMGRYRSVNGGPGSPDLARHYKSSSPLPTVQLHPQSPTAGKKHQAVQDLPPANTFVGAGDNISIGSDHCSEYSCQTNNKYSKQPFRRVTFSVVSQPQDPHQGSLQSCYDSGLEESETPSSKSSSGPRLGALPLPEDNYERTTPDGSVGEAEHMENGVAAITTFPFLPFPHGKTHGRRVLLRPLH; from the coding sequence aTGCTGAGGATGCGGACCATGGGATGGGCGCGCGCCTGGTGCCTGGGCTGCTGTCTCCTTTTGCCGCTCTCGCTCAGCCTGGCGGCCGCCAAGCAACTCCTCCGGTACCGACTGGCCGAGGAGGGCCCAGCAGACGTCCGCATCGGCAACGTCGCCTCAGACTTGGGCATCGTGACCGGCTCCGGTGAGGTGACTTTCAGCCTCGAGTCGGGCTCGGAGTACCTGAAGATCGACAACCTCACCGGCGAGCTTAGTACAAGCGAGCGACGCATTGACCGCGAGAAGCTGCCCCAGTGTCAGATGATCTTCGACGAGAACGAGTGCTTTCTGGACTTCGAGGTGTCGGTGATCGGGCCCTCGCAGAGCTGGGTGGACCTGTTCGAAGGTCGGGTCATCGTGCTCGACATCAACGACAACACGCCCACCTTCCCGTCGCCCGTGCTCACACTCACGGTGGAGGAGAACCGACCGGTGGGCACTCTCTACCTGCTGCCCACCGCCACCGACCGTGACTTCGGCCGAAACGGCATCGAGCGCTACGAGCTGCTCCAGGAGCCCgggggcggcggtggcggcggcggcgaagGCCGGCGCGCCGGGCCTGCCGACAGCGCCCCCTACCCCGGGGGCGGCGGGAACGGCGCGAGCGGTGGCGGCCCTGGAGGCTCCAAGAGGCGGCTGGAAGCGCCAGAAGGCGGCGGCGGGACCAACCCGGGCGGCCGCAGCAGCGTGTTCGAACTGCAGGTGGCCGACACCCCGGATGGCGAAAAGCAGCCGCAGCTAATTGTGAAGGGGGCGCTGGACCGCGAACAGCGCGACTCCTATGAGTTGACCCTGCGGGTGCGCGACGGCGGCGACCCGCCTCGATCCTCTCAGGCCATCCTGCGGGTGCTTATCACCGACGTGAACGACAACAGCCCCCGCTTTGAGAAGAGCGTGTATGAGGCTGACCTGGCCGAGAACAGCGCCCCGGGGACCCCCATCCTGCAGCTGCGTGCCGCCGACTTGGACGTGGGGGTCAACGGGCAGATAGAGTACGTTTTCGGGGCGGCTACCGAGTCTGTGCGGCGGTTACTGCGCCTCGACGAGACGTCCGGCTGGCTCAGTGTCCTGCACCGTATCGACCGCGAGGAGGTGAACCAGCTGCGCTTCACCGTCATGGCCCGCGATCGTGGGCAGCCCCCCAAGACCGACAAGGCCACGGTGGTCCTTAATATCAAGGACGAGAACGACAATGTGCCGTCCATTGAAATCCGCAAGATCGGTCGTATCCCACTCAAGGACGGGGTGGCCAATGTGGCAGAGGACGTTCTAGTCGACACTCCCATTGCCCTGGTGCAGGTGTCCGACCGAGACCAAGGCGAGAACGGAGTGGTCACCTGCACTGTAGTGGGCGACGTGCCCTTCCAGCTCAAGCCAGCCAGTGACACAGAGGGCGACCAGAACAAGAAAAAGTACTTCCTGCACACCTCGGCCCCTTTGGACTATGAGACCACCCGGGAGTACAACGTAGTCATAGTGGCGGTGGACTCAGGCAGCCCCAGCCTCTCCAGCAACAACTCCCTGATTGTCAAGGTGGGGGACACTAATGACAACCCGCCCGTCTTCGGGCAGTCGGTAGTGGAGGTTTACTTTCCTGAGAACAACATCCCTGGAGAGAGGGTAGCCACCGTGCTGGCGACAGACGCCGACAGCGGGAAAAACGCTGAAATCGCCTACTCGCTGGACTCTTCTGTGATGGGGATCTTCGCCATCGATCCCGATTCTGGGGACATCCTCGTCAATACCGTGCTGGACCGCGAGCAGACTGACAGGTATGAGTTTAAAGTTAACGCCAAAGACAAAGGCATCCCAGTGCTACAGGGCAGCACCACAGTGATTGTGCAGGTGGCTGACAAGAATGACAACGATCCTAAGTTTATGCAGGACATCTTTACCTTTTACGTGAAAGAAAACTTGCAGCCCAACAGCCCCGTGGGAATGGTCACGGTGATGGATGCTGACAAGGGGCGCAATGCAGAGATGAGCCTGTACATAGAGGAGAACAGTaacattttttccattgaaaatgaCACGGGGACCATTTACTCCACAATGTCTTTTGACCGGGAACATCAGACCACTTACACATTCAGAGTCAAGGCTGTGGATGGAGGAGATCCTCCCAgatctgccacagccacagtctcTCTCTTTGTGATGGATGAGAATGACAATGCTCCCACAGTTACCCTTCCCAGAAACATTTCCTACACTTTACTGCCACCTTCAAGTAATGTCAGGACAGTAGTAGCTACGGTGTTAGCAACAGACAGTGATGATGGCATCAATGCAGACCTGAACTACAGCATTGTGGGAGGCAATCCCTTCAAGCTGTTTGAGATTGATCCCACCAGTGGTGTGGTTTCCTTAGTGGGAAAACTCACACAAAAGCATTATGGCTTGCACAGGTTGGTGGTGCAAGTGAATGACAGTGGGCAGCCTTCCCAGTCCACCACAACTCTGGTGCATGTGTTTGTCAATGAAAGTGTTTCTAATGCAACAGTGATCGACTCCCAGATAGCCAGAAGTTTGCACACCCCCCTCACCCAGGATATAGCTGGTGACCCAAGCTATGAAATTAGCAAGCAAAGACTCAGTATTGTCATTGGGGTGGTTGCTGGAATTATGACAGTGATTCTAATCATTTTAATTGTAGTGATGGCCAGGTATTGCCggtccaaaaataaaaatggctatgAAGCCGGCAAAAAAGATCATGAAGACTTTTTTACACCCCAGCAACATGACAAATCTAAAAAGcctaaaaaggacaagaaaaacaaaaaatctaagcAGCCTCTCTAcagcagcattgtcactgtagaaGCTTCTAAACCAAATGGACAGAGGTATGATAGCGTCAATGAGAAGCTGTCAGACAGCCCGAGCATGGGCCGATACCGATCAGTTAACGGTGGGCCTGGCAGTCCTGACCTGGCCAGGCATTACAAATCCAGCTCCCCATTGCCTACTGTCCAGCTTCACCCCCAATCACcaacagcaggaaaaaaacacCAGGCCGTACAAGATCTACCACCAGCTAACACGTTTGTGGGAGCAGGAGACAACATTTCAATTGGGTCAGATCACTGCTCTGAGTACAGCTGTCAAACCAATAACAAGTACAGCAAACAG